A genome region from Pseudanabaena sp. Chao 1811 includes the following:
- a CDS encoding SRPBCC family protein: MPNLMQIQSNAQIVINAEIATVFDASTDCKNLPKFFTGYQSIPAIVGAKTIDELPLHEGSIRIVDNSDGSSIEEVIVLLERPSTQKYKLIKGFKPPFSWLVKTASGQWSYEDLDSKTKVIWNFYFEMSNIFAYAIFRLAVLRPFQKAQDICLRNLKEYVEGSDGRL; the protein is encoded by the coding sequence ATGCCAAACTTAATGCAGATTCAGAGCAATGCTCAAATAGTTATCAATGCGGAAATTGCAACCGTTTTTGATGCATCAACAGATTGCAAAAATTTGCCAAAATTCTTTACTGGCTATCAAAGTATCCCTGCAATTGTGGGGGCAAAAACTATAGATGAACTGCCTCTTCATGAGGGAAGCATACGAATTGTTGACAATAGTGATGGCTCCTCAATTGAAGAAGTAATCGTCTTGTTGGAAAGACCAAGCACGCAAAAATACAAGTTGATTAAAGGATTTAAACCACCATTTTCTTGGCTAGTCAAAACTGCATCTGGGCAGTGGTCATACGAAGATCTAGATAGCAAAACAAAAGTGATCTGGAATTTTTATTTTGAGATGTCTAATATTTTTGCCTATGCCATTTTTCGCTTGGCAGTGCTGCGTCCATTTCAAAAAGCCCAAGACATCTGTCTGAGAAACTTAAAGGAGTATGTTGAGGGGAGTGACGGCAGATTATAG